In the genome of Thunnus albacares chromosome 8, fThuAlb1.1, whole genome shotgun sequence, the window gctAATACATTTTCTTAGTGTGTAGTGTGGAGAGGGCTACAGCTGCATTTCACTGTGCAATCCTGTGttgtataatgacaataaaactgaatcTTGAACctaaaatatgtacaaaaatgaatcattttagaGCCAGTTTAGAATGAATGAAAGATGACTGAATACCTTAAATAATAGTTGTGGAGCCGCAACATTGAGTTGATTAATgagttgtcaactattaaattaatcaccaactattttgatgattgattaattgttttgtattgAATTCCATTTACTTGACCTCTTATTTTGTCATTACTCCTAGTTGTTATCTGTTGTTTTCTGCACTGCACACAAATATctagggatcaataaagttatcttatcttattctatgacaataaacttaatatctttgggttgtggactgttggccgggacaaaacaggacatttgaggacatcaccttaAGTTCTGGGAAGCAGTGGttgacatgtttcaccattttctgacattttatagaccaaacaactaattgattaatcgagaagaTAATCATTAGTCACtatttaactgttaaaaaaCTAATAGTTAAATGCCTAATGAACAGGAACTAACATAATGTATATAAGAACTATCCCTTATATGATACATGGTTATATAATAGTGTGGCTGATGCaaactgttttatgtgttatatTCAGAATAtctgtgtgaaaataaacaaatcaaaccGACTAAAGATGACCTAAAACAGACGCAGGTTATGTAAGCCAGTTAGTGTTTGTTACACTTCATGCATGgagggctgcagtgagctgTGGTGCTTTTCCTCTGACcaatcattttaaacaaaaacacgCGGATGAATGGGGGCGGtactgcagcacaaacacacacacacacacacacacagtcacacacactttttctctctctcttcacacacacagtcacacacaaacggtcagaaaagtgaaaacatgCTGACTCGCCGAGCTGCATCAACGGTAAGtttgaatttttcttttaaCGGTCAACTGCTAACGTCCGAAATGTCCGGTGAGACCATCAGCTAGTTGGCTACTATCTGAATATTTGTTTATGGTTTAATATGGACTACAAAACAACGCGAACGGACTACAAAACAGCGCTATTGATTCAGCACCTTAGGTTAATACATTTTCCTATAAACGTCTTCTATCTGCACGTTAATGGCACGACAGATTTTGTTATGAACGTCGTCGAAATGGAAGTTtgaacttttaactttttttttttttttttttaaatttatgttcCTTTAATAAGAACATGGAGTTCGCACACACCACCGGCTGCAACCTGTCCGCAGCTCAACAACTAAATAATAAACGTAAAATGGTGTGACAGACTCACTGAGCAACAGGTGTTCCTGGTTCCCGGGCAgaactgtgattgacagctgtctTAGCCAATCAGCTGACAGAGAGGGATGCGTTCGCACCAATCGCATACTCCCGCAGTGTCCGTGTGGGCGTTGATCCAAAccgggcacacacacacatacacacagggagacgcacacacacacacgtacacagcAGCAGTGTCATCAGCGGTGGATCCACACAGGACGCCGAGGACAGGCAGGGAGTGTTTGACCGTCTCTGGCGAGGGTTTTTCAGTCGTCGTTGTCGACATAAGAGGTGGAAATACACCTGGACTTGAATATCTAAAAGGTTGTTAGACGCTGGAGGGACCGTGATTGTGTTCAGAGCAGGTCTAATGTTTTCTCTACAGACTGGTAGGTAACCAACtgaactgtgtatgtgtgtttgttcaccTGCCATGTGAATACTTGGATGATTCAGGGTGTCAGCCCTCTTGTGATTTTAGTGCAACACCCATCTATGACTGCTATTCAGATAAAATACTGAGTAATTAGAGACTGAACTCAATTTAGCATGTAAAACAATTAAGAAGGATATCATAGTTTACTAATTCCCTATAGGAATGTAACAGTCATACCATATCagataaatgaattaaatgtagTGTAATAAGGTGGctataaacacattattttctgactgtttcagACATTTTAGGCTATGTAGTAAAATTTGGTGGCTGTAAACTCCTCAGTGTGTGACTTAAGACGCTACAAGTATGAAATGAAGTATATTTCTGTCATGGAACGTTTGATCGTTTTGGGCTCTGTTCAAGCAGGGTAATAaatcaatataatataaaaatggtGATATCAGAATGAATATGATATGTAGGTCACAAGTCTTTTCCTGATCATAAAGGCTGATATAGTAAGTGACGCACAACTGTGTAGTTTGACTAAATGAAAGGAACAATAAATACCCTTATCTCTGTCTATATAAATAACCATTTCTAAGAATTGCATTGCATGTGAAAATCAACTGATAGCACTATTAGTCATCCCTAAAATGGCATCACATTTCCTTATATCAACACatgaagtaaaaaatatttgttctaTATGCTGGTGTAATTTTACTGCTCactttacagtgtaattttgatggtttttctctgtaaatgtGGCCTCACCAAAGTAAATAACCTTCTGTTAGTACTCAAGTAGTTAAGGCtgcattgattgattttttttttttttttttttttttggccacatgggTGAAAGCACAACATCTTACATAACCTTATCAAGTTGTTATGCAGAACGTGTTAGCAAATGGTCCAGTTGATACGGAGCAAGTTTAGCATTAATTTTGAGTTTCTGTCAACTGGACGAACAGAAGTCTAGTAGTGACTCTCCTTCTAGCTCTGTATTGGTCTCCAATCACTCTgtagaaaaatatctgtctctttagcttgCTACATTCTTCACAGTGTTCATTGGCTcgtcactaactttgtctgccatttggtgccgGGCAGCCAGAGTTCAGGAggtttttgctgaaaacagcagccTCCTGAGACGAGGTTGTTGAGTTATGTAATTTGCAGGCCGGAAAACCAAAATataagctaaaagaggctaaaaaagcGCAGTTGAACTGAAGGCAACGGCAGTTCGCTTTTAATTCTCAGTTGGTTTGTCAGTACGAATGATACCTTTCTTGTTACTcatagtcatgtgatccattgttaatataaaaatattgattagtgcaactTTTAAGTGCTACTGCTTCTGTAAGCCTGTGTTTCAACCTTAATAACATGTGCAATATACTTTCAGGTAATTGCTGCAGTCAATTTGGAATATAAGCAACTCTGAGGATTATTGTTGGACGATTGGATCAAATCTCCCAAATCACTAATCCTTCCCCATGAGGAAAGATGGGGAATGGATTGTCAGAACAACCTAGCATGCTCTCAAGCATCCCGTTCTTCCAGTCTTTTCACATCGCCATCCTCGGGCTGGACTCTGCAGGGAAGACCACCGTCTTGTACAGGCTGCAGTTCAACGAGTTTGTGAACACGGTTCCCACCAAAGGTTTCAATGCAGAGAAGGTCAAAGTGTCTCTGGGTGGCCACAGGACTGTGACGTTCCACTTCTGGGACGTTGGTGGCCAGGAGAAGCTACGCCCTCTGTGGAAGTCGTACACGCGATGCACGGACGGCATCATATTTGTGGTGGACTCTGTGGATGCAGAGCGCATGGAGGAGGCCAAGACAGAGCTCCATAAAATCGCCAAGACCTCTGAAAACCAAGGGGTACCCCTGCTGGTGGTGGCCAACAAACAGGACTTGAGACACTCTCTTGGACTGGCTGAAATCGAGAAATTGCTGGCTCTGAAAGAGCTGAGCCCCGCAACACCGTGGCACCTGCAGCCAGCCTGCGCCATCATAGGAGACGGGCTCAAGGAGGGCCTGGAAAGACTCCATGACTTGATCCTGAAACGGAGAAAGGTGCTTCgacagcagaagaaaaagagatgaacTTCACAAGAAAGACTTGTCTACTTTTTAATGTGTGAAGGAAACATAAAGGATGTTCTCCTGAGTGGATACAAGCATCCACTGCAGGTCCAGATTCAACACGCTGAGTTTTATCAGTCCAAAATTGAGCTTTAGGATTCCCGGTCTTGGTCTTGTGAGGATGCTGTTGATCAGGAAGTGACACAAAAAGGAATATAGTATGAAGATGAGAAAGTCTCAGACATGTGTGGGTATAAAGAGTTTATATGGTTCAAAAAGCACGGATGGTTTGGGGTCTGGAAGGGTGATAGAAGTTGTTTTTAGGATGCTGTATGATTCATTAATGGCTCATGGCTGTTCCAAACATTATTaccaaaaataatttaagaaaaGACATTGACTAGTTGAAGGGTTATTTTGGTAAATGAATGAACATCATTTCACCAGAGGGGCAATGAAATGTCATTAACATCacgttttattttacagttttatgttattataacttgttatttttttacactggACTTTCTTTGTGAAAGAAAAGTATTATTGTGCATTATTGCATTATTATCGATTTGTTTGCTGTCTTATATCtctcaagtttatttttcaaaagcaCTTTAGATTATCACTTTTTATTgagtttacagtttttaaatagAGCATATTGTGTTGAattttacagaaatgttttggCAAAATACAACAGATGCTACTGTACAGTAGGTGGTCCTCATCGGCCACATTGTCACTAGACAGGTTATGCATTATGTTTtgctaaataaaacatatttagacCAATGTTGACAATGGTATGGAGGCTATTATTCTGTCCACTGTGTTATTAAAtagcttttatttaaaaagcagctgctCATAGATAGTTAGGTTGTAACCTTCAGTTCATTTGGATGATAGCAGGCTTGAACATTAAAAGTCTTGTTTGAATCTGAGAGGGATGATTAAACCACCACGAGTCCTCCAGTACAGGACTGCTTGTACTGCCACGTGTGAATGTGATGCAAGGGGTTTCcgaaaaacaaaatacatgctCAGTCAACCTACCCTCTAATTATCACTTTGAGAAATCTTCCTCGGTTTCATTTTAGGCATCTTGCACAATGATTGTGCTGACACAGGAGCACGCCCAAAGCTTCAAGGTCCATTTAGATGATTGTGTGCAGCTTTAGAGACCTGTACTGCCTGTTAAGGCGAACTTCAACatacctacagtatatgtctgcTATGTTTCAcatcaaatactgtatatgatgcGCCGCATTGTTTGCATGTCTTGTTATTAACTAATGATATACAGACACAGGTGCTGTCAATCTAATGGTGCATATCACAcacatcaaaagcaaagttGGAGCACATCAATGAGACCTAATACTAACATCTAAGAAACAATACAAAGCTgtccacagtaaaaaaaaaaaaaaaaaaaaaaaaaagtctttcaaCTATTGGCTGCTGCTTTTcaaaggggtaaaaaaaaatgcattgatGCATCACAGCACAGACAGGTCGTCCTTAGGGCTTGAAAATGTT includes:
- the arl4aa gene encoding ADP-ribosylation factor-like 4aa codes for the protein MGNGLSEQPSMLSSIPFFQSFHIAILGLDSAGKTTVLYRLQFNEFVNTVPTKGFNAEKVKVSLGGHRTVTFHFWDVGGQEKLRPLWKSYTRCTDGIIFVVDSVDAERMEEAKTELHKIAKTSENQGVPLLVVANKQDLRHSLGLAEIEKLLALKELSPATPWHLQPACAIIGDGLKEGLERLHDLILKRRKVLRQQKKKR